A section of the Terriglobales bacterium genome encodes:
- a CDS encoding PAS domain S-box protein yields the protein MGEVSQSLTPDAQLFRDVFNASPIGIAVENLDGQPLFVNPAFCSLLGFSEQELQSKHCVQFSPPEDAEKDWALFQQLRAGSIDHYQLEKRYFRRDGSLVWGHLSISLLKSRPSPLVIAMVEEITDKKAAEEALRASEERLRLAQQAARIGTFDWNNRTGVNTWTPELEAMYGLPPGGFGGTQTAFENLVHPDDRAGVIKLVDGAMKSGQPTKGEWRVVWADGSVHWIAGRWQVFMDASGEPSKMIGVNIDVTQSKRAEEAVLELNRTLEAQAALLQSREELLKIFVKNVPAGVAMFDRDMRYLQVSDRWCADYSVDSSQVIGRSHYELLPDVPERWKEMHRRGLDGETLRVEEDPWDREGGTTTWVRWEIRPWRTPGGEVGGILIFAEDITHRKEMEEAISGMSRKLIESQEQERARIGRELHDDIGQRLAVLAVEIDRLKIGPSSVAEMDLRLSEIRQQITATANEVSSISRQLHSPQLEYLGLVAAMKSFCKEFGAQHDVEVEFTHDEIQQVGSSDVSLCLFRILQEGLNNAAKHSRARHFKVNLSHSDNQLHLTVTDHGTGFDAEAALNKGGLGLISMRERVRLVNGTIAVESKLAGGTRIHVRVPLTPVQVCERAVG from the coding sequence ATGGGAGAGGTATCACAAAGCCTGACGCCTGACGCTCAGCTCTTTCGTGACGTTTTCAACGCGAGTCCAATCGGGATTGCCGTGGAGAACTTAGACGGGCAACCGCTCTTCGTCAATCCAGCATTTTGCTCACTGCTAGGTTTCAGCGAACAGGAGTTGCAGAGCAAACACTGTGTTCAATTTTCTCCTCCTGAAGATGCCGAAAAGGACTGGGCTCTTTTCCAGCAATTGCGAGCAGGCTCGATAGATCACTACCAACTGGAGAAGCGTTATTTTCGACGGGACGGCTCGTTGGTGTGGGGCCACTTGAGTATCTCTTTACTAAAAAGTCGGCCATCTCCACTGGTAATTGCGATGGTGGAGGAGATTACCGATAAAAAGGCGGCAGAAGAGGCACTACGCGCCAGCGAGGAACGGCTGCGATTGGCGCAGCAAGCCGCTCGCATAGGAACTTTTGACTGGAATAATCGGACTGGAGTGAATACTTGGACGCCGGAACTGGAGGCAATGTACGGTTTGCCGCCGGGCGGTTTTGGCGGGACACAGACTGCATTCGAGAATCTTGTTCACCCAGACGACCGCGCCGGAGTCATCAAGTTGGTTGACGGCGCGATGAAAAGCGGACAACCAACTAAGGGTGAATGGCGGGTGGTCTGGGCTGACGGGAGCGTTCATTGGATCGCAGGGCGCTGGCAAGTTTTCATGGATGCGTCTGGCGAGCCTTCAAAGATGATCGGCGTCAACATAGATGTCACGCAGAGCAAGCGGGCGGAAGAAGCGGTTTTGGAACTGAACCGCACCTTAGAAGCGCAGGCCGCATTACTGCAATCTCGGGAGGAACTGCTGAAAATCTTCGTCAAGAACGTACCAGCCGGAGTGGCCATGTTCGACCGTGACATGCGCTACCTGCAAGTGAGCGACCGCTGGTGTGCGGATTACTCAGTTGACAGTTCGCAGGTAATTGGACGTTCGCATTACGAACTTCTCCCTGATGTTCCCGAGCGCTGGAAGGAAATGCATCGCCGTGGTCTTGACGGAGAAACCTTGCGAGTCGAGGAAGACCCCTGGGATCGTGAAGGGGGCACTACTACCTGGGTTCGCTGGGAGATTCGTCCGTGGAGGACACCTGGCGGGGAGGTCGGAGGGATTCTGATCTTCGCCGAGGACATTACTCACCGCAAAGAGATGGAAGAGGCGATCTCAGGTATGAGTCGAAAGCTCATCGAATCGCAGGAGCAAGAGCGTGCCCGGATCGGGAGAGAGCTGCACGATGATATCGGCCAACGTCTGGCAGTGCTGGCAGTCGAAATCGATAGGTTAAAGATCGGTCCCAGTTCCGTTGCCGAAATGGATCTCCGGCTGAGCGAGATTCGGCAACAGATTACTGCGACTGCGAACGAAGTATCATCGATATCACGTCAGCTTCACTCGCCACAACTCGAGTATTTGGGCCTGGTTGCTGCCATGAAGAGCTTCTGCAAAGAGTTTGGCGCACAGCACGATGTAGAGGTTGAGTTTACCCATGATGAGATTCAACAAGTCGGATCGTCCGACGTTTCCCTATGTCTTTTCCGAATTCTGCAGGAAGGGTTGAATAATGCTGCCAAGCATAGCAGAGCGCGGCATTTCAAAGTGAACCTGAGTCACTCCGACAATCAGCTTCATCTCACCGTCACAGATCATGGAACCGGCTTCGACGCTGAAGCGGCGCTGAATAAAGGAGGCTTGGGCCTCATTAGCATGCGCGAACGCGTTCGACTGGTGAATGGAACAATTGCCGTCGAATCGAAGTTAGCGGGCGGCACCAGAATTCATGTTCGCGTTCCCTTAACACCAGTGCAGGTCTGTGAACGAGCAGTGGGCTAA
- a CDS encoding response regulator transcription factor produces the protein METSTIRVLVVDDYEPWRLLVRSILGKESELRVIGEASDGLEAIQKAEELQPDLILLDIGLPKLNGIAAARSIRLLAPFSRIIFVSQTRSSDIVHEALGTGGNAYVVKANGATELLPAVAAVLQEKQFVSANLVATPAGFAGGSQP, from the coding sequence TTGGAAACATCAACCATTCGGGTTTTGGTGGTGGATGATTACGAACCTTGGCGCCTTCTTGTCCGTTCGATTCTTGGGAAAGAATCGGAATTGCGAGTCATCGGCGAAGCTTCCGATGGATTAGAAGCAATTCAGAAGGCTGAAGAGCTGCAACCAGATTTGATCCTGCTGGATATTGGCCTTCCAAAACTCAATGGAATCGCGGCCGCTCGGAGTATTCGTTTGCTCGCCCCGTTCTCCAGGATCATCTTCGTAAGTCAAACCCGCTCTTCGGACATTGTGCACGAAGCTTTAGGGACTGGTGGAAACGCCTACGTAGTAAAGGCGAATGGTGCGACCGAGCTATTACCCGCAGTAGCAGCCGTTCTTCAGGAAAAGCAATTTGTCAGCGCAAATTTGGTCGCCACGCCTGCTGGGTTTGCAGGTGGCTCTCAACCTTGA
- a CDS encoding SDR family oxidoreductase, whose product MIQEKPVAAITGAAQGIGRRVAEVLADRGYRLALNDLRMPDQTIRSIQSRGGEAIGHSGNVAEESTVEEFVRSVYDAWGRSDVLVNNAGISLIAPSESTSAADYRRVLEVNLVAPFLLAKAFGTKMLTAKRGCIINVASVAGLVGIADRAAYNASKHGLIGLTRTLAAEWGGRGVRVNAVCPGWVKTEMDAADQARGTYTDADITNRVPMGRFATPDDIASAIAFLADDKESGFINGHCLTVDGGWTADGSWESLRLSHR is encoded by the coding sequence TTGATTCAGGAGAAGCCGGTAGCGGCAATTACAGGTGCGGCACAAGGAATCGGCCGCAGGGTGGCGGAGGTGTTAGCTGATAGAGGGTACCGACTCGCGCTCAACGATCTGCGTATGCCAGACCAGACGATTCGGTCGATTCAGTCTCGAGGAGGCGAAGCGATAGGCCACTCTGGGAACGTCGCCGAGGAATCGACTGTCGAGGAGTTTGTCCGCAGCGTGTACGACGCCTGGGGCCGATCGGACGTCCTGGTTAACAACGCGGGCATTAGCTTAATCGCGCCCAGCGAGAGCACTTCGGCAGCGGACTATCGTCGCGTGTTGGAAGTGAATCTTGTGGCGCCCTTTCTGCTGGCCAAGGCATTCGGCACAAAGATGCTCACAGCCAAACGCGGTTGCATTATCAACGTGGCCTCCGTAGCTGGACTCGTAGGTATTGCCGACAGGGCTGCCTATAACGCGTCAAAGCATGGGCTGATCGGCCTTACGCGGACGCTTGCGGCCGAATGGGGCGGAAGAGGTGTACGCGTCAACGCCGTTTGTCCAGGTTGGGTAAAAACCGAAATGGATGCGGCAGATCAGGCCCGTGGCACCTATACAGACGCGGACATCACCAACCGTGTCCCGATGGGGCGCTTCGCGACACCGGACGATATCGCATCTGCGATCGCGTTTCTTGCCGACGACAAGGAGAGCGGGTTTATCAATGGGCATTGCCTTACGGTGGACGGTGGGTGGACTGCCGACGGAAGTTGGGAATCGTTGCGGCTCAGCCATCGTTAG
- a CDS encoding carbohydrate porin → MLIATRGAITTTVFLSALLVLHPATYGQETTTAQSPPEKQKIAAPAAPTPDAVSRAPASVPAPDFWEQEEMTGDWGGARSRMKEKGVTTEITLSQFAQGVAAGGITRSGAYNGSFQTDFKFDFGKLAGWQFWSADFKTETRYGGPALGGVGTINLVNTAAIIPAASRTVFSITTLSVTKLFPIDLKKGNLLAVSVGRYNLLDLLEEDFFAGGGIERFFNIAQIGPLTVLRQVALITNGASVAYVRGGKPFISLAVLDPNDHSTTAGLSDLFADGVTFYPSINLPSKFFGKTGEHSFGVAVTTKAYTPFDAIKEIVIPGPPIRPITPQRGSWSASYTARQYIVERAPKNGWGVFTQLSFADNGTSPITTFFDIGLGGNGIFKSRQRDEFGISYAFTDLSSVLKDNLSLLRINRPQPEHQMETFYNLHITPWFRLTADLQIIRPTRPVAQTAVVPGGRLEIVF, encoded by the coding sequence ATGTTAATTGCGACCAGAGGGGCTATCACAACAACGGTATTTCTATCAGCGCTGCTGGTTCTACATCCTGCCACTTATGGCCAGGAAACGACGACAGCGCAATCGCCTCCGGAAAAACAAAAGATCGCCGCACCCGCGGCCCCGACGCCTGACGCCGTGAGCCGCGCACCCGCATCAGTGCCGGCGCCAGATTTCTGGGAGCAGGAGGAGATGACGGGCGATTGGGGCGGTGCTCGATCGCGGATGAAGGAAAAAGGCGTCACCACGGAGATTACGCTTTCGCAGTTCGCCCAAGGTGTAGCGGCCGGGGGTATCACCAGAAGCGGCGCGTACAACGGCAGCTTCCAGACCGATTTCAAGTTCGATTTCGGGAAACTCGCGGGTTGGCAGTTCTGGTCGGCCGACTTCAAGACCGAGACACGTTATGGCGGGCCTGCATTGGGAGGAGTTGGAACGATCAACCTGGTTAACACGGCGGCTATCATTCCCGCCGCTTCCAGAACAGTGTTCTCGATCACTACACTAAGTGTCACGAAGCTATTCCCGATTGACCTGAAGAAAGGCAACCTCTTAGCCGTATCGGTGGGGCGCTATAACCTGCTCGACCTGTTAGAGGAGGACTTCTTCGCCGGCGGTGGCATAGAGCGCTTCTTCAATATCGCGCAAATCGGACCTTTGACGGTTCTACGGCAAGTCGCGCTTATCACGAACGGCGCGTCAGTTGCTTACGTTCGCGGAGGAAAGCCGTTCATCAGCTTAGCCGTGCTTGATCCTAACGATCACTCAACGACTGCCGGCCTCTCTGACTTGTTTGCCGACGGTGTGACTTTCTATCCGAGCATCAACCTACCCTCTAAGTTCTTCGGGAAGACGGGCGAGCATTCTTTTGGCGTGGCCGTAACCACCAAGGCATACACGCCATTTGACGCGATCAAGGAGATCGTCATACCCGGACCTCCGATCCGCCCGATCACGCCGCAAAGAGGCTCGTGGTCGGCGAGCTACACAGCTCGACAATACATTGTCGAGAGAGCTCCCAAAAACGGCTGGGGCGTTTTCACTCAGCTATCGTTCGCCGACAATGGCACCAGCCCGATCACTACGTTTTTCGATATTGGCCTCGGCGGCAACGGCATTTTCAAAAGCCGCCAACGCGACGAGTTCGGAATCTCCTACGCATTCACTGACCTCAGCAGCGTTCTAAAGGACAACCTCAGCCTGCTCAGAATCAATCGACCGCAGCCCGAGCACCAGATGGAAACGTTCTACAACCTGCACATCACTCCGTGGTTCAGGCTAACCGCCGATCTGCAGATCATTCGCCCCACGCGGCCCGTAGCGCAGACCGCGGTTGTTCCTGGCGGACGGTTAGAGATCGTGTTTTAG